The following are encoded in a window of Bos indicus isolate NIAB-ARS_2022 breed Sahiwal x Tharparkar chromosome 7, NIAB-ARS_B.indTharparkar_mat_pri_1.0, whole genome shotgun sequence genomic DNA:
- the LOC139183873 gene encoding double homeobox protein 4-like protein 4 produces MASSGSSSTSRGPIATGSRRRRLVLKPSQKDALQALFQQNPYPGIATRERLARELGIDESRVQGVCAVNAPRALTSSPLGVFLSLVEDSAREARRKRTVISPSQTRILVQAFTRDRFPGIAAREELARQTGIPEPRIQVSSPASARAQDVAQEQGGFSPAKRLELDTRPRDSFAENGPAEVALGLTDQRPGGRAGCRTGAAAAPARYGFKTEELGTPSGAQAGPPQESMPPLAAAAPFGAPTFWVPGAASGVCVGQPLMIFVVQPSPAALQPSGRPPPPPQGAAPWAACSPAVTAPGLPGQGAILPPGQPETHIPRWPESPSGEGTAPPLEPQPQAPSLPSSTSLLDELLAATGVPDTQAPSPGAAADEGVGPALPGAPSFLDELLAATGTPDTPGPSLGPSADERAHLALPGELLAAAGLPGSPGPSPGSSPVVAGPHPALPGPPSLLEEILAATAIQDTPWSSPGSPAGEEGVEATLETPLSEDEYQALLDMLPGSPGPGA; encoded by the exons ATGGCTTCGTCCGGCTCCTCCAGCACCTCACGCG GCCCCATCGCCACAGGATCTCGAAGGAGGAGGCTCGTTCTGAAGCCGAGCCAGAAGGACGCCCTGCAAGCGCTCTTTCAACAGAACCCCTACCCTGGGATAGCGACCAGAGAACGACTGGCCCGAGAGCTCGGCATTGACGAAAGCAGAGTTCAG GGTGTCTGTGCCGTGAACGCCCCACGGGCCTTAACGTCCTCCCCTCTCGGTGTGTTCCTTTCGTTGGTAGAAGACTCGGCCAGAGAGGCCCGGAGAAAGAGGACAGTCATCTCTCCTTCTCAGACCAGGATCCTCGTGCAAGCCTTCACGAGGGATCGCTTCCCGGGGATTGCCGCCAGGGAGGAACTGGCCCGTCAGACGGGAATCCCAGAACCTCGCATCCAGGTAAGTTCTCCAGCCAGCGCACGGGCCCAGGACGTGGCCCAGGAGCAAGGAGGGTTCAGCCCTGCCAAGCGTCTGGAGCTGGATACAc GGCCAAGGGATTCGTTTGCAGAAAATGGCCCTGCAGAAGTCGCCCTGGGCCTGACAGACCAGAGGCCGGGCGGCCGGGCGGGCTGTCGAACGGGCGCCGCCGCGGCGCCAGCACG ATATGGTTTCAAAACCGAAGAGCTCGGCACCCCCAGCGGAGCCCAAGCGGGCCCG CCACAGGAGAGCATGCCACCCTTGGCTGCAGCTGCTCCTTTTGGGGCCCCCACTTTCTGGGTGCCCGGGGCTGCCTCTGGGGTCTGCGTGGGCCAGCCGTTGATGATCTTCGTGGTCCAGCCCAGCCCGGCGGCCCTCCAGCCAAGTGGGAGGCCACCGCCTCCTCCCCAGGGAGCAGCTCCCTGGGCCGCGTGCTCCCCTGCCGTCACGGCCCCCGGGCTGCCTGGGCAAGGGGCCATCCTGCCGCCTGGGCAGCCGGAGACACACATCCCGCGGTGGCCGGAGTCACCCTCCGGCGAAGGCACGGCCCCTCCGCTGGAGCcgcagccccaggcccccagccttcCAAGCTCGACGAGCCTCCTAGATGAGCTCTTGGCGGCCACGGGCGTCCCGGACACGCAGGCGCCTTCCCCGGGGGCCGCTGCCGACGAAGGGGtgggccctgccctcccaggGGCACCCAGCTTCCTAGACGAGCTCTTGGCGGCCACGGGCACCCCGGACACGCCGGGGCCTTCCCTGGGGCCCTCTGCCGATGAACGAGCACACCTCGCCCTCCCGGGCGAGCTCCTGGCTGCCGCGGGCCTCCCGGGCTCGCCGGGCCCTTCTCCGGGGTCCTCTCCTGTCGTCGCAGggccccacccagccctccccGGGCCACCCAGCCTCCTAGAGGAAATCTTGGCTGCCACGGCCATCCAGGACACGCCCTGGTCTTCCCCGGGGTCCCCTGCGGGGGAAGAAGGAGTTGAGGCCACCCTGGAAACACCCCTCAGTGAGGACGAGTACCAGGCCCTCCTCGACAtgctgccaggctccccaggccctggggcttag